Proteins from one Oscillatoria nigro-viridis PCC 7112 genomic window:
- a CDS encoding peptidase translates to MRLGKVTLKPRLLAGLGLAVCCFSLIIFSQVNTPAASLSSLPNSLPNPQVHPLPPTLANWQDSTDSGDYFDRVKPPNFGHLLWSKFPIQVYVERPVDANKSEEWVAAVLDVVREWGVYLPLEVVDSSEVADIRILRRTPPLRQGVLRSRSGEATYELYARRDGDKTVLSHRFSVYLNPTQVGKYIPATARHELGHALGIWGHSLMETDVLYFSQVRNPPPISARDVNTLKRVYEQPTRLGW, encoded by the coding sequence ATGCGGTTGGGGAAAGTGACATTAAAACCTCGATTGCTGGCTGGTTTGGGATTGGCTGTATGTTGTTTTAGCCTGATAATTTTTAGTCAGGTTAATACTCCAGCCGCGAGTCTTTCTTCTCTCCCGAATAGTTTGCCGAATCCACAGGTTCACCCTTTGCCGCCAACGCTGGCGAATTGGCAAGATTCCACCGATAGCGGTGATTATTTTGACCGGGTTAAGCCACCGAATTTCGGTCATTTGCTGTGGTCGAAGTTTCCGATTCAGGTTTATGTTGAGCGTCCAGTTGATGCTAATAAGTCTGAAGAATGGGTGGCGGCTGTGTTGGATGTGGTGCGGGAATGGGGGGTTTATTTGCCTTTGGAAGTAGTGGATAGTTCGGAGGTGGCTGATATTAGGATTTTACGTCGGACTCCGCCTTTGCGTCAAGGGGTTTTGCGATCGCGCTCTGGAGAGGCTACCTATGAATTGTACGCCCGTCGGGATGGGGATAAAACTGTGTTATCTCATCGGTTTTCGGTTTATTTGAATCCGACTCAAGTGGGTAAGTATATTCCGGCGACGGCGCGGCACGAGTTGGGTCACGCTTTGGGAATTTGGGGCCACAGTTTGATGGAAACTGATGTGCTTTATTTTTCTCAGGTGAGAAATCCTCCGCCTATTTCAGCGAGAGATGTTAATACTTTGAAGCGGGTTTACGAACAGCCGACTCGGTTGGGGTGGTAA
- a CDS encoding RNA-guided endonuclease InsQ/TnpB family protein yields MLVFEFKAHGKSNQFKAVDEAIRTAKFVRNSCLRYWMDNKKVGKNDLNKYCAVLARDFPFADELNSMARQASAERAWSSISRFYDNCKKNIPGKKGYPQFQRDGRSVEYKTTGWKLADDRKSINFTDKKGIGRLKLKGTRDLHFYQISQIKRVRLVKRADGVYVQFCVDVDRKENTEPSGTTIGLDVGLKEYYTDSNGNTVENPRFLRKGEKVLKRYGRRVSRKVKGSINRGKARQILGKRHLKISRQRKDHAVKLARCVISSNDVVVYEDLRIKNMVKNHCLAKSINDASWYQFRVWLEYFGKVFEKITVAVNPQYTSQECSSCGQIVKKTLSTRTHACQCGCVLDRDENAARNILSRGLGTVGHTGTFGLEPSNSLGELVSTVAGEILPQQTGS; encoded by the coding sequence ATGTTAGTTTTTGAGTTTAAGGCCCACGGAAAATCGAATCAGTTCAAAGCAGTAGACGAAGCAATTCGTACCGCTAAGTTTGTCCGCAATAGCTGTTTGCGTTATTGGATGGACAACAAGAAAGTGGGCAAAAACGACTTAAATAAATACTGCGCCGTACTAGCTCGCGATTTTCCCTTTGCCGACGAACTCAACTCAATGGCAAGACAAGCTAGTGCAGAACGGGCATGGTCTTCTATCTCCCGATTTTACGATAACTGCAAGAAAAATATTCCTGGTAAAAAAGGGTATCCACAATTTCAAAGAGATGGCCGCTCGGTGGAATACAAAACCACTGGATGGAAACTTGCTGACGATCGGAAATCAATCAACTTTACGGATAAAAAAGGAATTGGACGATTAAAACTAAAAGGCACACGCGATCTACATTTTTACCAAATTAGCCAAATAAAAAGGGTGAGATTAGTCAAACGTGCTGATGGCGTGTACGTCCAATTCTGTGTGGATGTCGATAGAAAAGAAAACACAGAACCCTCTGGTACTACGATCGGATTAGACGTGGGATTGAAGGAATATTACACCGATTCAAACGGAAATACGGTTGAAAATCCGAGGTTTTTAAGAAAAGGTGAGAAAGTCCTCAAACGCTATGGGCGTCGCGTATCCCGGAAAGTGAAAGGTTCAATAAACAGGGGCAAAGCTCGGCAGATTCTAGGTAAGCGCCATCTCAAAATAAGTAGACAACGTAAAGACCATGCTGTGAAATTAGCAAGGTGCGTAATCTCATCGAACGATGTAGTAGTCTACGAAGATTTGAGAATCAAAAATATGGTGAAGAATCATTGTCTGGCTAAGTCCATTAATGACGCATCTTGGTATCAATTTCGTGTTTGGCTTGAATACTTTGGAAAAGTGTTTGAAAAAATCACGGTTGCGGTGAATCCCCAATACACCAGTCAAGAATGCTCTAGCTGCGGTCAAATCGTGAAAAAAACGCTATCTACAAGAACTCATGCTTGTCAATGTGGTTGTGTCTTGGATCGGGACGAAAACGCAGCTAGAAATATCCTTAGTCGAGGATTAGGTACGGTAGGGCATACCGGAACCTTTGGTCTTGAACCAAGCAACTCTTTGGGAGAATTAGTCTCTACTGTTGCTGGAGAAATCCTGCCTCAGCAAACTGGCTCGTAG
- the secG gene encoding preprotein translocase subunit SecG → MNIVSVLQVIWSLSALGLVVFVLLHSPKGDGIGGIGGQAQLFTSAKSAETSLNRITWGLSIVFMGLTVILSAGWLAPKL, encoded by the coding sequence ATGAATATTGTTTCTGTGTTACAAGTTATCTGGTCTTTGTCTGCTTTAGGACTTGTGGTTTTTGTGTTGCTGCACAGTCCTAAAGGCGATGGCATTGGAGGGATTGGCGGACAAGCTCAATTGTTTACCAGCGCCAAGAGTGCAGAAACAAGTCTGAACCGGATTACTTGGGGTCTGTCTATTGTTTTTATGGGTTTGACTGTGATTTTGAGTGCTGGTTGGTTGGCGCCTAAGTTATAA
- a CDS encoding Uma2 family endonuclease, which translates to MSQSVVPVVESKQIDTSPTLTFEEYRSYQTDSDLQYELYKGKLIPMPTATVLHIKICEYLVYKLQRYLAEHNLDLVAKTGLGVRTEEDTSRIPDVVVCTQSLLEQAAARPGSGILDFEEKPLLVIEVVSQNRRADYVIKRAEYELANVPEYVIVDPTPNKELVRVLAFPEGEDIYTQTDFVPGQKMVSVVFPNLTLSVSEILSPPLVEGLIKAEQARFQELEQQADEQRQRAERLAVRLRELGVDPDRI; encoded by the coding sequence ATGTCTCAATCTGTAGTGCCAGTTGTTGAATCAAAGCAAATTGATACTTCACCCACCTTGACCTTTGAAGAATACCGTTCCTATCAAACTGATTCCGATCTACAATATGAACTGTACAAAGGCAAATTAATTCCGATGCCAACCGCAACAGTTTTACATATCAAAATTTGCGAATATTTAGTTTACAAATTGCAGCGTTACCTAGCGGAACACAATCTTGACTTAGTAGCAAAAACAGGTCTGGGAGTAAGAACAGAAGAAGATACCTCTCGGATTCCTGATGTAGTTGTTTGCACTCAAAGTCTTTTGGAACAAGCTGCCGCTAGACCAGGTTCTGGTATCCTCGATTTTGAGGAAAAGCCCCTGTTAGTCATAGAGGTAGTGAGTCAAAATCGGCGCGCCGATTATGTGATTAAACGAGCTGAGTACGAACTAGCTAACGTGCCTGAATATGTAATTGTTGACCCTACACCTAACAAAGAACTGGTGCGAGTTTTAGCCTTTCCTGAAGGTGAAGACATCTATACACAAACAGATTTTGTGCCGGGGCAAAAAATGGTGTCTGTAGTATTTCCCAATCTGACATTATCAGTGAGTGAAATACTGTCTCCGCCATTAGTTGAAGGGTTGATTAAAGCAGAACAAGCTCGGTTCCAGGAACTTGAGCAGCAAGCTGATGAGCAGCGCCAACGGGCTGAAAGATTGGCGGTGAGGTTGCGAGAATTAGGAGTAGATCCAGATCGCATTTAG
- a CDS encoding bis(5'-nucleosyl)-tetraphosphatase yields the protein MKDEAFGIVPVFATETDSLFLLIQHQAGHWAFPKGHANQGESALETAKREFEEETGIRDCEVIEEPIFVERYSFVKEGKPSSVEHYSCAKEGESIEKTVTYFLAFVNSMEVQLQVEEVQNSVWSSFEDAVKLITFDGNRQVLREVKAFLDARKEC from the coding sequence ATGAAAGATGAAGCTTTTGGCATTGTGCCAGTTTTTGCGACTGAAACTGATAGTTTGTTTTTGTTGATTCAACATCAAGCGGGACATTGGGCGTTTCCTAAAGGTCACGCGAATCAGGGAGAATCTGCTCTAGAAACGGCGAAGCGGGAGTTTGAGGAGGAAACTGGCATCCGCGATTGTGAAGTGATTGAGGAGCCTATTTTTGTGGAACGTTATTCCTTTGTTAAGGAAGGGAAGCCTAGTTCTGTGGAACATTATTCCTGTGCGAAGGAAGGGGAATCAATTGAAAAGACTGTTACTTATTTTTTGGCTTTTGTAAATTCTATGGAAGTTCAGTTGCAAGTAGAGGAAGTTCAAAATTCGGTCTGGAGTTCCTTTGAGGATGCAGTTAAGCTGATTACTTTTGATGGGAATCGGCAAGTTTTAAGGGAAGTCAAAGCATTTTTGGACGCGAGGAAGGAGTGTTAA
- a CDS encoding DUF6391 domain-containing protein has protein sequence MTTTASASGRTGQFPFDFAPQRTQDADLLRQLNFVPGLKEVLTLRQVHALEHATVWVLSQSLGATTARADNELLGGMSTDQGFYLYGHVNIAQLRQAVREALQRIASGEWDLAVHPRCGTNLSVAMLLTAGLAVGIHLALPRGPILQLLGLGAAAAAAAQLAPDVGSLAQRYVTTAIPFNLSVVDITVSHDFWGREAHFVRVRWVE, from the coding sequence ATGACAACTACTGCTTCTGCTTCCGGGCGCACCGGCCAGTTTCCCTTCGACTTTGCGCCGCAGCGGACTCAAGATGCTGATTTGTTGCGACAACTCAATTTTGTGCCCGGTTTGAAGGAAGTCTTGACTTTGCGTCAAGTTCATGCTTTGGAACACGCTACGGTTTGGGTACTAAGCCAATCGCTTGGTGCGACCACAGCAAGAGCCGATAATGAGTTATTGGGCGGGATGTCCACAGACCAAGGGTTTTATCTTTATGGCCACGTTAACATTGCACAGTTGCGTCAGGCAGTGCGCGAGGCTTTGCAGCGGATTGCCAGCGGAGAGTGGGATTTAGCTGTACATCCCCGCTGTGGCACGAATTTGTCGGTGGCAATGCTGCTGACGGCAGGACTTGCTGTCGGCATCCATTTAGCCCTGCCTCGGGGGCCCATTCTGCAACTGTTAGGTTTGGGTGCAGCGGCGGCTGCGGCTGCTCAGTTAGCTCCTGATGTGGGATCTCTGGCTCAGCGTTACGTCACAACTGCTATTCCGTTTAATTTGAGTGTGGTTGATATTACTGTAAGTCACGACTTCTGGGGACGCGAAGCTCATTTTGTTCGGGTGCGTTGGGTTGAATAG
- the cax gene encoding calcium/proton exchanger — MSIKKILSIALLIFIPISIAAEYLHWGSLAVFITSALGIIPLAIWLSTATEEVAIVTGPSIGGLLNAVFGNATELIIAIVALKAGLIDIVKASITGTIISNLLLVMGFSMLLGGIRYKEQEFKPIIARVNGSTMTLAVIAILLPTMVIYTSNGVEPAAIQNLSLITAIVLIAVYALTLLFSLKTHSYLYEVGLLELESENPQNTKDESTTHKPNLWLWLGVLVASTVAVAFESEIFVGVVEETTKGLGLTPLFTGVILLPIVGGAAEYVTAVGVAMKNNMDLSVSVAMGSSLLVALLVAPVLVIIGLVIHQPMDLNFNPFEVVAVAIAVTIANLISLDGRSNWLEGVLLLATYTVLGAAFYFHPIT, encoded by the coding sequence ATGTCAATCAAAAAGATTCTTTCCATAGCGCTGTTAATTTTTATCCCCATTTCCATCGCCGCTGAGTATTTGCACTGGGGTTCCCTGGCAGTTTTCATCACATCCGCTTTAGGCATTATACCTCTGGCGATTTGGTTGAGCACAGCAACAGAAGAAGTGGCGATCGTTACAGGCCCATCCATAGGCGGCTTATTAAATGCAGTCTTCGGCAATGCTACGGAATTAATTATTGCCATAGTTGCCCTGAAAGCTGGCTTAATTGACATTGTAAAAGCCAGCATAACCGGTACAATTATCAGCAACTTGCTCTTAGTCATGGGATTTTCCATGCTGCTAGGAGGAATCCGCTACAAAGAACAGGAATTCAAGCCAATAATCGCGCGGGTGAACGGTTCCACGATGACTCTAGCAGTGATTGCAATCCTGCTGCCGACAATGGTAATTTATACATCCAATGGAGTCGAACCCGCAGCCATTCAGAATCTTTCCTTAATAACTGCGATCGTCCTAATTGCAGTTTACGCTCTAACTCTCCTATTTTCATTAAAAACCCACAGCTATCTTTACGAAGTTGGGTTACTAGAACTAGAGTCAGAAAATCCTCAAAATACCAAAGATGAATCTACTACGCACAAACCGAATTTGTGGCTGTGGCTAGGAGTGCTAGTTGCCTCAACTGTTGCCGTTGCTTTTGAATCAGAAATTTTCGTGGGTGTTGTCGAAGAAACTACCAAAGGATTGGGATTGACGCCGCTGTTTACAGGGGTAATTCTGTTGCCGATTGTTGGCGGCGCGGCTGAATATGTAACTGCGGTGGGAGTGGCGATGAAAAACAATATGGATTTGTCAGTTTCTGTCGCGATGGGTTCGAGTTTGCTAGTTGCTTTGCTGGTAGCGCCCGTGTTGGTGATTATCGGATTAGTGATTCATCAGCCGATGGATTTAAACTTCAATCCCTTTGAAGTAGTTGCAGTTGCCATTGCCGTGACAATTGCCAATCTAATTAGTCTCGACGGGCGTTCTAATTGGCTCGAAGGAGTGCTGCTTTTAGCAACATACACCGTGTTAGGAGCAGCATTTTACTTTCACCCGATTACTTAA
- a CDS encoding rhodanese-like domain-containing protein, with protein sequence MKTIPDQISNIKEKLPDFTPTPPGLKAQASSHDLKARLDWGEPGLTIIDARDFETFAKSHITGAVPMPIYELVDRAQSSLEPIRDIYIYGENDEQTAEAANLLRAAGFRRVAELKGGIPAWKAIDGPIDGAVEHGNPGPDAYNVFSRLQHHAEAQKINK encoded by the coding sequence ATGAAAACTATTCCAGACCAAATTTCCAACATCAAAGAAAAACTTCCCGACTTTACTCCCACCCCTCCCGGTTTAAAAGCTCAAGCCTCTAGCCACGACCTCAAAGCGCGTTTAGATTGGGGCGAACCCGGACTCACAATCATCGACGCCCGCGACTTTGAAACCTTCGCCAAAAGCCACATTACCGGCGCCGTACCCATGCCAATATACGAATTAGTCGATCGAGCACAATCCAGTTTAGAACCCATCCGCGACATCTACATCTACGGCGAAAACGACGAACAAACCGCCGAAGCTGCCAATCTTCTCCGCGCAGCAGGCTTTAGAAGAGTAGCCGAACTAAAAGGCGGAATTCCTGCTTGGAAAGCCATCGACGGCCCCATCGACGGTGCAGTCGAACATGGCAATCCCGGCCCCGATGCCTACAACGTTTTCTCTCGCTTGCAACACCACGCAGAAGCGCAGAAAATCAACAAATAA
- a CDS encoding MORN repeat-containing protein produces the protein MISRFKTSGIALLVTSVLGIGSYATYPLPSMAQGTGAKTGRCVPAIPTGRVRCDYDDGDSYIGDFVNGLPSGTGVYVYSSGDRYEGQFRLGQPNGRGQFIFKDDARVEGIFRDGKISSGTAIFTNGDRYIGPFSLDWKVGTPTGQGQFIFANGDRFVGQFLGGKPLGAGVFTRADGTRCSGQFFNQELDARGSCAFSNGIRYQGEFRKGLPHGKGTIIDTSGRRFPGVFRDGQRLER, from the coding sequence ATGATTTCCCGTTTTAAAACCAGTGGAATCGCTCTATTAGTTACATCTGTGTTGGGAATTGGTAGTTACGCGACTTATCCCTTGCCATCAATGGCGCAAGGAACAGGAGCTAAAACCGGTCGCTGCGTGCCAGCTATCCCTACAGGTAGAGTTAGGTGCGATTACGACGATGGCGATAGCTACATCGGAGACTTCGTTAACGGTTTGCCGAGTGGCACGGGGGTATACGTATATTCCAGCGGCGATCGCTATGAGGGGCAATTCCGTCTCGGCCAGCCAAACGGTCGAGGACAATTTATATTTAAGGACGACGCCCGCGTCGAGGGCATATTCCGAGATGGCAAAATTAGCTCCGGGACAGCTATTTTTACTAATGGCGATCGCTATATAGGGCCGTTTTCTCTGGATTGGAAAGTGGGTACGCCGACTGGACAGGGACAATTCATTTTTGCTAACGGCGATCGCTTTGTCGGTCAATTTTTGGGGGGCAAGCCTTTAGGTGCGGGAGTGTTCACCCGCGCTGACGGTACCCGGTGTTCGGGACAGTTCTTTAATCAAGAACTCGATGCTAGGGGTAGCTGCGCGTTTTCTAACGGTATCCGCTATCAGGGAGAGTTCCGTAAGGGATTACCTCACGGCAAAGGCACAATTATCGATACCAGTGGCCGGCGGTTTCCGGGAGTGTTCCGCGACGGCCAGCGCCTCGAACGATAA
- a CDS encoding MORN repeat-containing protein: MLSSIQKLGMVILVASCIGSATNLLNPQPLIAQPKPEPKPEAKPEEGKRPPFCQGNPPTGRVKCNYEGGDNYEGNFVNGLPDGNGVYVYANGDRYEGQFRKGVPDGRGTFIFKDDARYTGVFQDGTMRSGTVVFPNGERYVGEFAVVRNVQTDAISSQPAGRGQFFYSNGDRYEGQFFAGSPFGPGVLVRKDGTRCSGRFFNQELDASVTCTFPNGTRYEGELRKGVPHGVGTMIDASGRRFPGVYRNGKRGFS, translated from the coding sequence ATGCTCAGTTCAATTCAAAAATTAGGGATGGTGATATTAGTTGCTTCTTGTATCGGAAGCGCCACTAATCTCTTGAATCCCCAGCCATTAATCGCTCAACCAAAACCAGAGCCAAAACCAGAGGCAAAACCCGAAGAAGGAAAACGCCCTCCCTTCTGCCAAGGAAACCCTCCGACGGGGAGAGTGAAATGCAATTACGAGGGAGGCGATAACTACGAGGGAAATTTCGTCAACGGCCTGCCCGACGGCAATGGAGTCTACGTGTACGCTAATGGCGATCGCTACGAAGGACAATTTCGGAAAGGAGTGCCAGATGGTAGAGGGACATTCATTTTTAAAGATGATGCCCGCTACACAGGCGTGTTCCAAGACGGCACGATGAGATCGGGGACGGTCGTTTTCCCCAACGGCGAGCGCTACGTCGGAGAGTTTGCAGTCGTCAGGAACGTTCAGACTGATGCCATTAGCAGCCAACCTGCAGGGCGGGGTCAATTTTTTTACTCCAATGGCGATCGCTATGAAGGACAATTCTTTGCAGGTTCGCCCTTTGGCCCAGGGGTATTAGTACGCAAAGACGGCACTCGCTGTTCAGGCAGATTTTTTAATCAAGAACTTGACGCTAGTGTCACCTGCACTTTCCCGAACGGTACGCGCTATGAAGGAGAATTGCGAAAGGGAGTGCCTCACGGTGTCGGAACGATGATCGATGCTAGCGGCAGGCGCTTTCCGGGGGTATATCGCAACGGCAAACGCGGATTTTCGTAA
- a CDS encoding retropepsin-like aspartic protease family protein produces MAKVILKRIWRSGFVFATVLVGAGSVGGGEVHSDSHQPATQVMTLMPDGSSQQPARAITGSGLTTGKLYSQFWNPSNSGAKPPANQPAQPRRNPQVFQAKIKRRAGGTPVIDVVFNGNKTFEMIVDTGASGTLISQQMATALGVRPVRTVRAGIADGSFVEFPIGVVRSIRVGGAAIQNVEVAIAKQMPIGLLGHDFFGNYDVKIKKDVVEFYVR; encoded by the coding sequence ATGGCAAAAGTGATTCTCAAGCGGATTTGGCGATCGGGCTTTGTTTTTGCGACCGTTTTGGTGGGTGCGGGATCTGTGGGGGGCGGCGAGGTGCATTCTGATTCACATCAGCCAGCAACCCAGGTGATGACATTGATGCCCGATGGGAGTTCCCAGCAGCCCGCTCGCGCTATAACGGGATCGGGATTGACAACGGGCAAATTGTACTCTCAGTTTTGGAACCCATCCAATTCTGGTGCCAAACCCCCAGCAAATCAACCGGCTCAGCCACGGCGGAATCCACAGGTATTTCAAGCTAAAATCAAGCGCCGCGCTGGCGGGACGCCGGTGATTGATGTGGTATTTAACGGCAACAAAACTTTTGAGATGATTGTCGATACCGGGGCGAGCGGCACTTTGATTTCTCAGCAGATGGCTACTGCACTGGGAGTGAGGCCGGTGCGTACCGTGAGAGCGGGGATCGCTGACGGTAGCTTTGTCGAGTTCCCGATCGGTGTGGTGCGATCGATTCGGGTTGGGGGTGCTGCGATCCAAAATGTCGAAGTGGCGATCGCGAAACAAATGCCAATAGGTCTGCTCGGCCACGATTTCTTTGGCAATTACGATGTCAAAATTAAAAAAGATGTTGTAGAATTTTATGTCCGCTGA
- the gpmI gene encoding 2,3-bisphosphoglycerate-independent phosphoglycerate mutase, with product MAQASVSPVVLIILDGWGYREEKDGNAIATAKTPVMDSLWAAYPRTLIKTSGRAVGLPDGQMGNSEVGHLNLGAGRVVPQELVRISDAVEDGSLLNNRALVELCEKVSATGGKLHLTGLCSEGGVHSHLSHIKGLLQLAKARGISDVCIHAITDGRDTTPKEGVEALGKIQSYIAEVGVGRIATISGRYYAMDRDKRWDRVQRAYEVMTTEGAPDGRSAVDVLQASYAVGVTDEFAVPTRIAPGAVASGDGLIFFNFRPDRARELTQAFVSPDFKGFERQLIEPLAFATFTQYDPKLSVMVAFEPQNLNNILGEVISKHGLRQLRTAETEKYAHVTYFFNGGLEEPFAGEDRELVQSPMVATYDEAPQMSADLVTDGVVTALGKGIYSFVVINYANPDMVGHTGRMDATIIAIETVDKCLGRLLSAISKAGGTAIIIADHGNAEQMFDEDGNPWTAHTTNPVPFILVEGEGLKIPGHGTDVPLRADGCLADIAPTILELLRLPQPPEMTGRSMIRSAEFEVRANRTPVRVRL from the coding sequence ATGGCACAAGCGTCTGTATCTCCTGTAGTGCTGATTATTCTAGACGGCTGGGGTTATCGTGAAGAAAAAGACGGAAATGCGATCGCTACTGCAAAAACACCCGTGATGGACAGTCTCTGGGCCGCTTATCCCAGAACTCTGATTAAAACATCGGGCCGGGCGGTAGGGCTGCCAGATGGGCAAATGGGCAACTCAGAGGTTGGTCACTTGAATCTGGGCGCGGGCCGGGTGGTTCCTCAAGAGTTGGTGCGGATCTCGGATGCAGTGGAAGATGGTTCTTTGCTCAACAACCGGGCGCTGGTTGAGCTTTGCGAGAAAGTCAGCGCCACGGGCGGCAAGTTGCACCTGACTGGTCTTTGTTCTGAAGGTGGGGTTCATTCCCATCTCAGTCATATTAAGGGTTTGCTGCAATTAGCAAAAGCACGGGGAATTTCTGATGTTTGCATTCACGCCATTACAGACGGTCGTGATACTACTCCGAAAGAGGGTGTCGAAGCTCTAGGCAAGATTCAAAGTTATATCGCAGAGGTAGGGGTCGGTCGGATTGCGACCATTAGCGGCCGCTACTACGCGATGGACAGGGACAAGCGCTGGGATCGCGTCCAGCGCGCTTACGAGGTGATGACGACTGAGGGTGCTCCTGACGGTCGATCGGCTGTGGATGTGTTGCAGGCCTCCTATGCGGTCGGAGTGACCGACGAGTTTGCTGTTCCGACTCGGATTGCTCCGGGGGCTGTGGCATCCGGGGATGGGCTAATTTTCTTCAATTTTCGCCCGGACAGGGCTAGAGAATTGACTCAGGCTTTTGTATCTCCCGATTTTAAGGGGTTTGAACGGCAGTTAATTGAGCCCCTGGCGTTTGCGACTTTTACTCAGTACGACCCGAAACTGTCGGTAATGGTGGCTTTTGAACCGCAGAATTTGAACAATATTCTGGGCGAGGTGATTTCTAAGCACGGTTTGCGGCAGTTGCGGACGGCGGAAACTGAAAAGTACGCTCATGTGACTTATTTTTTTAATGGGGGTCTGGAAGAGCCTTTTGCAGGGGAAGACCGCGAGTTGGTGCAGAGTCCGATGGTGGCTACTTACGATGAGGCGCCCCAGATGTCGGCGGACTTGGTGACGGATGGGGTGGTGACGGCTTTGGGAAAAGGCATTTATTCGTTTGTGGTGATTAACTACGCTAACCCGGATATGGTTGGTCATACGGGGAGGATGGATGCGACGATAATTGCGATCGAAACTGTGGATAAATGTTTGGGGCGGCTGTTGAGCGCGATTAGTAAAGCTGGAGGTACGGCAATTATTATTGCTGACCACGGCAATGCTGAGCAGATGTTTGACGAGGACGGGAATCCCTGGACGGCTCACACTACTAACCCCGTGCCGTTTATTCTGGTAGAAGGCGAAGGTCTGAAGATTCCGGGTCACGGAACGGATGTTCCTCTGAGGGCTGACGGTTGTTTGGCGGATATTGCGCCGACAATTCTGGAGCTGTTGAGGTTGCCTCAGCCCCCGGAGATGACGGGACGCTCTATGATTCGATCGGCTGAGTTTGAAGTTCGTGCCAATCGCACTCCGGTGCGAGTCCGATTGTAG